A portion of the Halopelagius inordinatus genome contains these proteins:
- a CDS encoding metal-dependent hydrolase, protein MYQLGHYGVSLVVFSPFGFAFLRLGRPELAFVTGAAMLGLSMLPDVDHRVPFVSHRGPTHSLLFAAAVGGAFAGAGHLLADAGSDLGVSVAPGVFGLSLPAFGFSVGALTVVAHLLGDVITPMGVNFLWPFTRSRYSLSLWPAKSRAANYGLFASGIFVASSALFLAVKL, encoded by the coding sequence ATGTACCAACTGGGACACTACGGCGTCTCTCTCGTGGTGTTCTCGCCCTTCGGGTTCGCCTTCCTCCGCCTCGGACGACCGGAGTTGGCGTTCGTCACGGGCGCGGCGATGCTCGGGTTGTCGATGCTACCGGACGTCGACCACCGGGTGCCGTTCGTCTCCCACCGCGGCCCGACGCACTCGCTTCTGTTCGCCGCCGCCGTCGGCGGCGCGTTCGCCGGCGCGGGTCACCTCCTCGCCGATGCGGGGTCCGACCTCGGCGTCTCCGTCGCTCCCGGGGTCTTCGGTCTCAGTCTCCCGGCGTTCGGGTTTTCGGTCGGCGCTCTCACCGTCGTCGCGCACCTCCTCGGGGACGTCATCACACCCATGGGCGTGAACTTCCTGTGGCCGTTCACGAGGTCGCGCTACTCGCTGTCGCTTTGGCCCGCGAAGAGTCGCGCGGCGAACTACGGCCTCTTCGCGTCGGGTATCTTCGTCGCGTCGAGCGCGCTGTTTCTCGCGGTCAAACTGTAA
- a CDS encoding CopG family ribbon-helix-helix protein translates to MRTSLNVPDDVLSSFDAVWQAEGIDSRSRAIREAMLEYVESHSRLEDADGDIAAVVVFDYEHEAVIGELHVVQHEFESVIDATSHTHHGEWCLEVAFCEGPAERVRNLVYRLRDFDAVRRVSVLSLTTDSADGRVSD, encoded by the coding sequence ATGCGAACCAGTCTGAACGTGCCCGACGACGTGCTCTCTTCGTTCGACGCCGTCTGGCAGGCGGAGGGCATCGACTCTCGGTCGCGCGCAATCCGCGAGGCGATGTTAGAGTACGTCGAGTCGCACAGTCGCCTCGAAGACGCCGACGGAGACATCGCCGCCGTCGTCGTCTTCGACTACGAACACGAGGCGGTCATCGGCGAGTTGCACGTCGTCCAACACGAGTTCGAGTCGGTCATCGACGCGACGAGTCACACCCACCACGGCGAGTGGTGTCTCGAAGTGGCGTTCTGCGAGGGACCGGCAGAGCGGGTCCGAAACCTCGTCTACCGCCTCCGCGACTTCGATGCCGTCCGCCGCGTCTCGGTGCTCTCTTTGACGACCGACTCCGCGGACGGGCGAGTGTCTGACTGA
- a CDS encoding response regulator, giving the protein MATDAEVDPIEILLVEPSPGDTRLFTEQFKDAKILNSLNAVTDGESALDYVHRRGDYADAPRPDLILLELQLPGKSGVKVLSELEDDPEVSDIPVVVLTSSDLGEEMVRSHGLEADTYIQKPVEPDEFVEFVQSVEDFWLAIVQRNPAAD; this is encoded by the coding sequence ATGGCCACCGACGCGGAAGTCGACCCTATCGAAATTCTGCTCGTCGAGCCGAGCCCGGGAGATACGCGACTGTTCACAGAGCAGTTCAAGGACGCGAAGATTCTGAACAGCCTGAACGCGGTGACCGACGGCGAGTCAGCCCTCGATTACGTCCACCGACGCGGCGACTACGCGGACGCGCCGCGTCCTGACCTCATCCTGTTGGAACTGCAACTGCCCGGAAAGAGCGGCGTCAAGGTCCTCTCCGAACTGGAAGACGACCCCGAGGTGAGCGACATCCCCGTCGTCGTCCTGACGAGTTCCGACCTCGGCGAGGAGATGGTCCGGTCGCACGGGCTGGAGGCGGACACGTACATCCAGAAACCGGTCGAACCCGACGAGTTCGTGGAGTTCGTCCAGTCGGTCGAGGACTTCTGGCTCGCCATCGTCCAACGGAATCCGGCCGCGGACTAG
- a CDS encoding mechanosensitive ion channel family protein, with product MFDPLVRSLDGLGAWETTALVLCVSFGAALALEFVVIRAARRYVTHTDTEYDNIVLAELRVPVVLTAALAGVFVLTQVPSVRTAVVVDPALVERFFGLPSLSLIVVVWAVAANRIVNRIVDSVSKAGGRYDFAPVFSNVWTLLVVGGAAATLLWLWNVEITPLLGAAGVAGIAVGFAAKDTVANFFGGIALYFDDTYKIGDYIVLDDGTAGTVVKVGIRSTTLLTRDELLVTVPNSVLNAAKITNESAPKRRRRIRVPIGVAYGTNVDAFEELGISVALAADVVLDSPKPRMRFRRFGDSALEYELLCWVNGPTRRRRAQHELNRALYEALLDADIEIPYPKRDVTVRREDIGDGVPASAANGDGVETNVVADGDSAGEGLHKR from the coding sequence ATGTTCGACCCCTTGGTCCGGTCTCTCGACGGCCTCGGCGCGTGGGAGACCACCGCTCTCGTCCTCTGTGTCTCGTTCGGTGCGGCCCTCGCACTGGAGTTCGTCGTCATCCGCGCCGCCCGTCGATACGTGACGCACACGGACACCGAGTACGACAACATCGTCCTCGCGGAACTCCGGGTTCCGGTCGTCCTCACGGCGGCACTCGCCGGCGTGTTCGTCCTGACGCAGGTGCCGTCGGTCCGAACCGCCGTGGTGGTCGACCCCGCCCTCGTAGAGCGTTTCTTCGGCCTCCCCTCGCTTTCTCTCATCGTCGTCGTCTGGGCAGTCGCCGCGAACCGAATCGTCAATCGAATCGTCGACTCCGTCTCGAAGGCGGGCGGCCGGTACGACTTCGCGCCGGTGTTCTCGAACGTCTGGACGCTTCTCGTCGTCGGCGGTGCCGCCGCGACGCTCCTTTGGCTTTGGAACGTCGAGATTACGCCGCTTCTCGGCGCGGCGGGCGTCGCCGGTATCGCCGTCGGGTTCGCCGCCAAGGACACCGTCGCGAACTTCTTCGGGGGGATAGCGCTCTACTTCGACGACACGTACAAGATAGGCGACTACATCGTCCTCGACGACGGCACCGCCGGAACCGTCGTCAAGGTGGGAATCCGCTCGACGACGCTTCTCACGCGCGACGAACTGCTGGTGACGGTGCCGAACTCCGTCCTCAACGCCGCGAAGATAACGAACGAGTCCGCCCCGAAGCGTCGGCGCCGGATTCGCGTCCCGATAGGCGTGGCCTACGGGACGAACGTGGACGCCTTCGAGGAACTCGGCATCTCCGTCGCCCTCGCGGCGGACGTCGTCCTCGACTCGCCGAAACCGCGCATGCGATTCCGCCGGTTCGGCGACTCCGCGTTGGAGTACGAACTGCTCTGTTGGGTCAACGGCCCGACGCGCCGCCGCCGCGCCCAACACGAACTCAACCGAGCGCTCTACGAGGCACTCCTCGATGCGGATATCGAGATTCCGTATCCCAAGCGCGACGTGACGGTCCGGCGGGAAGATATCGGCGACGGCGTCCCCGCCTCCGCCGCGAACGGCGACGGCGTCGAGACGAACGTCGTCGCGGACGGTGACTCCGCCGGCGAGGGACTCCACAAACGGTAA
- a CDS encoding peroxidase-related enzyme (This protein belongs to a clade of uncharacterized proteins related to peroxidases such as the alkylhydroperoxidase AhpD.): MVEFESDAMRRFPVPEYDELPSDLRERIDEETERAGFTPNVFAGFAYKPSHFRAFFDYHDALVEDTALDREEVEMIIVAVSGVNHCYYCNVAHGALARIYAEDPTLADQLVANYRTADVSDERLVMLDVAVKLTERPTEVSEADFEHLREAGYSEEAIWDIGAVTAFFNLSNRMAMFADMRPNDEFHTLGREPRE, translated from the coding sequence ATGGTCGAGTTCGAATCCGACGCGATGCGACGCTTTCCGGTCCCCGAGTACGACGAACTCCCCTCGGACCTCCGCGAACGAATCGACGAGGAGACCGAGCGTGCGGGCTTTACGCCGAACGTCTTTGCGGGGTTCGCCTACAAACCGAGTCACTTCCGGGCGTTCTTCGACTACCACGACGCCCTCGTGGAGGACACCGCCTTAGACAGAGAGGAGGTGGAGATGATTATCGTCGCCGTCTCGGGCGTCAACCACTGCTATTACTGTAACGTCGCCCACGGCGCACTCGCCCGCATCTACGCCGAGGACCCGACGCTGGCGGACCAACTCGTCGCGAACTACCGGACGGCGGACGTCTCCGACGAACGCCTCGTGATGTTGGACGTGGCGGTGAAACTCACGGAACGGCCGACCGAGGTGAGTGAAGCGGACTTCGAACACCTCCGCGAGGCGGGATACTCGGAGGAGGCCATCTGGGACATCGGCGCGGTGACGGCCTTTTTCAACCTCTCGAACCGGATGGCGATGTTCGCCGACATGCGTCCGAACGACGAGTTCCACACGCTGGGCCGAGAACCGCGCGAGTGA
- a CDS encoding creatininase family protein: MYLGDETWPDLGEYFEDESLALVPTGSTEQHGPHLPEATDHLIAEAFAREAADRTGYLCTPTVNVGVSGHHRQFHGTMWVEPQVFREYMESLTRNLTEHGIDRVVYVNAHGGNVPHLREVGARLREDETAFAVEWMWNESIPDLVDDLFEQNGPHGGPKETAMIQYLRSELVREDRLEEARDGGVPSVDAAETVKHGSRTFYDAADNTENGVLGDQTDATAEKGERLFEAATEQLVELCEWMAAREYEDLMPRDHV; the protein is encoded by the coding sequence ATGTATCTCGGAGACGAAACGTGGCCTGACCTCGGCGAGTACTTCGAGGACGAATCGCTCGCGTTGGTTCCGACCGGGTCCACCGAACAGCACGGCCCGCATCTCCCGGAGGCGACGGACCACCTCATCGCCGAAGCGTTCGCCAGAGAGGCGGCCGACCGGACGGGCTATCTCTGCACGCCGACCGTGAACGTCGGCGTCAGCGGTCACCACCGGCAGTTCCACGGGACGATGTGGGTCGAACCGCAGGTGTTCCGAGAGTACATGGAGTCTCTGACGCGGAACCTCACGGAACACGGCATCGACCGGGTCGTCTACGTGAACGCCCACGGCGGGAACGTCCCCCACCTCCGGGAGGTCGGTGCCCGCCTCCGGGAGGACGAGACGGCGTTCGCGGTCGAGTGGATGTGGAACGAGAGCATCCCAGACCTGGTGGACGACCTCTTCGAACAGAACGGGCCGCACGGCGGGCCGAAGGAGACGGCGATGATCCAGTATCTCCGCTCCGAGTTGGTCCGCGAGGACCGCCTCGAAGAGGCGAGAGACGGCGGCGTTCCGAGCGTCGACGCCGCGGAGACGGTGAAACACGGGTCGCGGACGTTCTACGACGCGGCCGACAACACGGAAAACGGCGTCCTCGGCGACCAGACCGACGCCACGGCCGAGAAAGGCGAAAGACTGTTCGAGGCGGCCACGGAGCAACTCGTAGAACTCTGCGAGTGGATGGCCGCACGGGAGTACGAGGACCTGATGCCGAGAGACCACGTCTGA
- a CDS encoding cold-shock protein: MAKGTVAFFNDTGGYGFIESDDADEDVFFHMEDVGGPDLEEGQEVEFEIEQADKGPRAKNLERL; encoded by the coding sequence ATGGCGAAAGGTACGGTTGCGTTCTTTAACGACACGGGCGGTTACGGTTTCATCGAAAGCGACGATGCGGACGAAGACGTGTTCTTCCACATGGAAGACGTCGGCGGCCCCGACCTCGAAGAGGGTCAGGAAGTCGAATTCGAGATCGAGCAGGCCGACAAAGGCCCGCGAGCGAAGAACCTCGAACGCCTGTAA